CAAATATAATTCCGCTGGCCAGCTTAGAGATTGTTTTTTCAAGCCTCTTGATATTTTCACTAAGCTGCGGATCACGAACTTTGAGTTCGCCTCGCTCCAGCCTGGAGATTAATGCATCTGCTCTGACCGGTAGGCTGATCAGTCTGCGTGCATAGTCTCCCACTTCTTTTACCCAATATCCCCAATCATGCTGAGCTTCTTCTTTAATGATCTTTTGTGTAAAGGGGGTGAGCTGCTCAAATACGTTAATTTGCGGATCCAACCCGATGCACATTCCAGATAATATGCCAACAGCCCTGCCCAGGAAGATCAAGTCTTGAGGTAGCTGGAAGGGCATATCATATAGAATATCGCGGAACTGATAAGCAAAATCATGGATCTCCTCCATCTTTATTTGTGCCAGCTCATCCATGCCTTTACCCCAGAAGCGTTCAAACATGGCTGATTCTGCCTTTTCTAGCAGCTCTGTATCCGCACCGGGCAGCAATATCCCCAAGATTTGATAAGCTTTTATCACTCTGGCTGTATCCTGCAATGCTACACCAACTAACAACTCCCGCAGTCCTAATTTGATCTCAGGTCGCATTCGTCCAACCATGCCGAAATCGATGAAAGTGAGAATCCATTCATTACTTCCAAGCTTATCACCATCAAGTTTCTTCAAAGGTTTGACAAACAGGTTCCCGGGGTGTGGATCAGCGTGGAAAAAACCATCTTCAAAAATCTGTTTCAAGTAGTTATTTAACAGCCTTGTTGCGACTTCAGTTCTATCTATCCCAGCCGCACTGATCTCCTCATAATCAGTTATCTTGATGGCGCGCACATCTTCGAGGGTCAACACCCGCTTGGTTGTGTGGGTCCAAACGACTTTTGGAACAAGCACACCGGGATCGTTGAGGAAATTCGCAGCAAAGGTTTCAGCATTCTTGCCCTCAGCCAGGTAATCTATCTCCTCATAAAGGCCTCGCGAAAACTCTGCCAGCAGCCCTTGGATATTTACTCGTTTCCGTATGGGTGGATACCTTTTTATCCACCCGCCAACGGTCTTCACCGCGGCCAGGTCAGTTGCGATGATAGCTTCAATGTTTGGCCGTTGTACTTTAACCACCACTGAGTAGTCGATCCACTCAGCCATCTCACCTGAAGGAACTTTAACACCATAGGCAACCGCTTGTTCACCCGTTATGCGTAGTTTTGCCAGATGAGCCTGGCCTAAGGAAGCCGCAGCTAACGGTTTAGCGTCAAACTCGACAAACTTATCCAGAATAGGCAGGGAAAATTCTGTTTCTACGACTTCCCGGATGTCATCAAATGATTCAGAAGGTACTTCGTCTTGTAACCCAGCCAACACGTCGGTGGCCGCGCTGGGTAAGACATCGACCCGCGCAGACAGGAATTGGCCTACCTTGATTAATACTCCCCCCATTTGAACAGCTAAGGATCGGTACCTTACTGCGATGTTTCGGACCCGTTCATTCCGTGTACGGTTCGACCACTTAGCCAAACCGATGCGCGGTAGGATCAGGTCCCAGAATATCTCGCTAGTAAGGATGCTGGCGAAAAAAAAGAGAATCCTTCGATAGCGAGACTTGAGCATTTGTTTACTAATCCTAGATGATCATTACAGAACAATTACTGCGGTTCAACAGTTGATCGGTGATATCATCAAGTAGGGTTCCTTGCCAGCGGTCTTGCCCAGGTTGATAGTGAGACCCGACGACCAACAGCTCATACTTACCCTCGGATAACTCATTCAGTACTTCTTCGACCACCATTCCATGCCGGATGCGCGGCTCAATCACACCAGTGACTCCCGCACCTCTCAGCTGTTTTGTCGACTTTTCGATCAGCAAGTCTTGTGATTGTGCCGGTGGCGGACCATCGGCTTCAGAGACGCTACCTTTACTTTGAATAACGTGTAGTAAACCGATTTGCGCTGGTGTTTTGGAAATCCATTTTCCTCCCAGCTTCATCGTCTCGCTGGCAGGGGCATCGGCACCAGTGCAAAATAGCACCTTCTGGAATTGCTCAGGCGAATTTCGTACCACCAGGAAATGGGTGTGTAATTTTCGGGCAAGCTTACCTGTGGTGCTACCGACTTTAGGATGGAGTAATCCGATCTGGTCTCTACCTCCACCCACGATCACCAGGTCATAGGAGTGTTCTAAAGCCTCCGCCAAAATTTCTTCGATCGGGTCACCATGCCTAACCTTTGTGCTAACTGTAAATTTTTCTCCTAAGTACTTACTGATCTCCACCAATGAGTTGTTCAACTTTTTGATATCTTCCTTGCCTTCGCTTACAGCCAGAACAGTTGCCTTGGTCGGCTTGAGAAATCCAAATTTGGTGGTAATTTCGGCTACTTGCATGGAAGCGCTCGAGCCATCGGTACATATGAGTATATCCACAGAAAGCTCCTTTACTGGTATCTGATCTCAGTGACATTTTTCAAGTAGTATATTTTACCTTGAATATCTCGAAGATTAAAGCATGAACCTACAGGATCTGGTATGTTTTGTTACTAGAACCTCTCCTCTAAAAGTTTTTGCTTAATTACTCACTGAATTCTCTATAATATTTTTACCATCCCACCATACGCAGGTAAATCACAACGGAGTTCTCGGATTCCACTCTGGTTTTGAGAGTGAAGAATTTATTTCTTCCAACCTTGAATAAATCTGCATGTTCTCGTAAATCATTGTTAGTTTATATGAGATTACTAGTTTTTTTTGAGTAGTTACATTTCATCTCTAATTTAAATGATTAGAATTGAACCAGGCTTTTCCCTTTATGTTGACTGATGCACACGGGATATCTCATTTATAATAAGCTGTCGATATGAAGGTGACCAGGCTATTCTGACCATGCATAAATTCATCTACTTATCCGAACAATCTTCGACCATTCCTAATTTTGATGATCTGCCATGGGATCATCAATTGTCCGACTGGGCGGGTTCCGAACCGCGTGTTGAGCAAATTCAGCACGGGGTATCCCGCCACCCGGTCGTTTTTGTCAATTACAGTGGGAGTTTATTTGTGGTCAAGGAGCTGCCCGAAGGGATTGCCAAGAAGGAATTTGAGCTACTGACGCAGATACAAAAACAAGGCTTACCGTGTGTTGCTCCACTGGGTTATGCTTCCCTGGTACGTGAGCGCGTCTCTTCAAGTATTCTATTCACCAGGTTCCTGGTAGCCTCAGTACCATTCCGCTCCTTGTTCATTGGTAATGTTATTACGAAGCATCAGACTCATTTATTGGACGCAATATCTGGTCTGTTGGTCCAACTTCACTCAAATGGATTTTACTGGGGTGATTGCTCACTCTCGAATATCCTGTTCCGGAGAGATGCGGGTGCACTGCAAGCCTACTTGGTCGATGCTGAAACGGCAGAATATCACTTGCCGCATCTCTCCCCGGTACTCCGCTATCACGACCTGGAGATAATGAAGGAAAATATCCTCGGCGAGCTAGCTGACCTTCAAGCAGAGGATAATCTCCCGCTTGGTCATCCGATTGAGGAAATTGGACCTTACATTCAACAGCAATACCGCGAATTATGGGAGGAGATCACCCGTGAGGAAATTATCGGTCCCAACGAGCTATATCGCATCCAGGAGAGGGTACGCGCCTTAAATTCTTTAGGCTTTTCTGTGAAAGATATCGAGCTAAAAAATGAAAATCAGGGTAATCACTTGAAATTACGGATTTTCGTGTCTGACCGAAATTTTCACCGCAACCAACTTATTGAGGTTACCGGTTTATTTGCTGAAGAACACCAGGCCCAACAAATAATGAACGAAATCTATGAGCTGAAAGCAAATATGGCGAACGCTGGCAATCCGGATATTACCCTTGAAGCCATTGCCTTCTATTGGCTCGAACAAATATATAAACCTGTGCTGGAGCAGCTTAAACCTTTGCTGGATGACCCTGACCATCCGAAATCAAATGCTGATCCGTTGGAAGTTTATTGCCAGATACTTGAACACAAGTGGTATATGTCTGAACAGGCGCACCGTGATGTTGGGCATCACACAGCTGCGGAGGATTTCCTACTGCGCTTCGGATCACCAAACTAACTCAGAACATTAGGGCAGCCAGATTATTTTCTGGCTGCCCTTGCTCATTATTCTATGCAGGTATGCTAATCTTCGGCAGATGCTCCAGCGATAGTTGGATTGCTGCTTCAGGATATTCGTAATCTTCCAGCTTGCCGCTCAGATAAGCCTGGTACGCGCTCATGTCGTAATCGCCATGACCTGACAGGTTGAAGAGGATAACCCTTGCTTCGCCCTTCATTTTTGCATCCAGGGCTTCATCGATTGCTGCTCTGATTGCGTGAGCAGACTCAGGAGCTGGAATGATGCCTTCGGTTTGGGCAAATTGAATGGCTGCCTCAAACGTTGCCAGTTGGTGGACAGCCACAGCCTGGATATACCCCGCATCATACAGTGCACAGATCAAGGGTGCCATCCCATGGTAACGTAAGCCACCAGCGTGGATCGGTGGTGGCACAAAATCATGCCCGAGAGTGTACATTTTGACAATGGGTGCCATGCGAGCACTATCGCCATAGTCAAATCGATATTCGCCTTTAGTCAAGGAAGGGGTGGCCATCGGTTCAACGGCTAGCAGGCGGGTTTTCCTGCCATCCTTTAAATTTTCGCGCAGGAATGGGAAAGCAATACCTCCAAAATTCGAGCCGCCACCCACACATCCGATGACAACATCTGGATATTCTCCAGCCATATCCATCTGTTTCAAAGCTTCTTGCCCGATGACGGTCTGGTGCAACAGGACGTGATTGAGCACGGAACCAAGGCTGTACTTCTTCGCTCCACCCGATTTCACGGCCATTTCCACTGCTTCAGAAATGGCGATCCCCAACGAACCTGGGCTATCGGGGTCCTGGGAAAGAATTAATTTACCATAATCAGTGTGGGCCGTGGGGCTGGGGTGGACCCTGGCGCCATAGGTTTCCATCAGGAAGCTCCGGTATGGCTTTTGATGGTAGGACACCTTCACCATATACACATCCAGTTGTAAATCAAAAAACCGGCATGCCATGGAAAGCGCCGAACCCCATTGTCCTGCTCCAGTTTCAGTGGTTAATGCTTTGGTTCCTGCAACCTTATTATAGAAAGCCTGCGGGACAGCGGTATTGGGTTTATGGCTGCCGACAGGCGATGTTCCTTCATATTTGAAATAGATATGAGCGGGTGTGTCCAATAATTTCTCCAACCGGCTCGCACGAATGAGTGGCGTAGGCCGCCATAATTTATAGATCTCCTGCACCTCCTTCGGA
This genomic interval from Anaerolineales bacterium contains the following:
- a CDS encoding TrpB-like pyridoxal phosphate-dependent enzyme encodes the protein MNDTMKFLLNETDLPKYWYNMSADSPLAPTPILNPQTLEPITPEFLNVLFPMELIQQEVSTERYIEIPKEVQEIYKLWRPTPLIRASRLEKLLDTPAHIYFKYEGTSPVGSHKPNTAVPQAFYNKVAGTKALTTETGAGQWGSALSMACRFFDLQLDVYMVKVSYHQKPYRSFLMETYGARVHPSPTAHTDYGKLILSQDPDSPGSLGIAISEAVEMAVKSGGAKKYSLGSVLNHVLLHQTVIGQEALKQMDMAGEYPDVVIGCVGGGSNFGGIAFPFLRENLKDGRKTRLLAVEPMATPSLTKGEYRFDYGDSARMAPIVKMYTLGHDFVPPPIHAGGLRYHGMAPLICALYDAGYIQAVAVHQLATFEAAIQFAQTEGIIPAPESAHAIRAAIDEALDAKMKGEARVILFNLSGHGDYDMSAYQAYLSGKLEDYEYPEAAIQLSLEHLPKISIPA
- a CDS encoding ABC transporter; this encodes MLKSRYRRILFFFASILTSEIFWDLILPRIGLAKWSNRTRNERVRNIAVRYRSLAVQMGGVLIKVGQFLSARVDVLPSAATDVLAGLQDEVPSESFDDIREVVETEFSLPILDKFVEFDAKPLAAASLGQAHLAKLRITGEQAVAYGVKVPSGEMAEWIDYSVVVKVQRPNIEAIIATDLAAVKTVGGWIKRYPPIRKRVNIQGLLAEFSRGLYEEIDYLAEGKNAETFAANFLNDPGVLVPKVVWTHTTKRVLTLEDVRAIKITDYEEISAAGIDRTEVATRLLNNYLKQIFEDGFFHADPHPGNLFVKPLKKLDGDKLGSNEWILTFIDFGMVGRMRPEIKLGLRELLVGVALQDTARVIKAYQILGILLPGADTELLEKAESAMFERFWGKGMDELAQIKMEEIHDFAYQFRDILYDMPFQLPQDLIFLGRAVGILSGMCIGLDPQINVFEQLTPFTQKIIKEEAQHDWGYWVKEVGDYARRLISLPVRADALISRLERGELKVRDPQLSENIKRLEKTISKLASGIIFAALLIASILVSPADQLILIWTLRIASLIALLWTIIS
- a CDS encoding DUF4032 domain-containing protein: MHKFIYLSEQSSTIPNFDDLPWDHQLSDWAGSEPRVEQIQHGVSRHPVVFVNYSGSLFVVKELPEGIAKKEFELLTQIQKQGLPCVAPLGYASLVRERVSSSILFTRFLVASVPFRSLFIGNVITKHQTHLLDAISGLLVQLHSNGFYWGDCSLSNILFRRDAGALQAYLVDAETAEYHLPHLSPVLRYHDLEIMKENILGELADLQAEDNLPLGHPIEEIGPYIQQQYRELWEEITREEIIGPNELYRIQERVRALNSLGFSVKDIELKNENQGNHLKLRIFVSDRNFHRNQLIEVTGLFAEEHQAQQIMNEIYELKANMANAGNPDITLEAIAFYWLEQIYKPVLEQLKPLLDDPDHPKSNADPLEVYCQILEHKWYMSEQAHRDVGHHTAAEDFLLRFGSPN